The sequence below is a genomic window from Flavobacterium sediminilitoris.
ATTTCTTTAGCTCTGCTACTGCCGATACCAAATATATAGGTCAAAGCAATAACTCCTCTTTTCTGTTTAGGTATATCTACCCCTGCAATTCTTGCCATAATTATCCTTGTCTTTGTTTAAATCTAGGATTCTTTTTGTTAATCACGTATAATCTTCCTTTTCTACGTACTATAATGCACTCGGCACTTCTCTTTTTTACTGATGCTCTTACTTTCATTTTACTAGCTTTTAGTATCTATATGTAATTCTTGCTTTTGTTAAATCGTAAGGACTCATTTCAAGTTTCACCTTATCTCCTGGTAATAATTTAATATAATGCATTCGCATTTTACCAGAAATATGAGCAATTACAACATGTCCATTTTCTAACTCTACACGGAACATAGCATTTGATAATGCTTCTACGATTGTTCCGTCTTGTTCTATTGCTGATTGTTTTGCCATAAATATTAAGCTACTGCTTTTCTATTTTTACCACTCTTCATCAAGCCATCATAATGCTTATTCAATAAATAAGAGTTTATTTGTTGAATAGTATCAATTGCTACTCCTACCATGATTAATAAAGAAGTTCCTCCATAAAAATAACCCCATGCACCTTGAACATTCAATAAACTAACTACAACAGCAGGAAAAACCGCTATTAAAGCTAAGAATAATGAACCCGGAAAAGTTATTAATGACATAATCTTATCTAAATAATCACCCGTTTCGACTCCTGGTCTAATACCAGGTATAAAGCCTCCACTTCTTTTCAAATCATCAGCCATTTTATTAGTCGGTACAGTAATTGCGGTGTAAAAATACGTAAAAATTATAATTAACAAAGCAAATACTATATTATATACTAATCCAAATGGATCATTAAATTGACCAGCCAATGATTGAGCTGTTTCAGAATCTTTCGCAAGACCCGAAACCGCAGCAGGAATAAACATAATAGCCTGAGCAAAAATAATAGGCATTACACCCGAAGCATTTAACTTCAAAGGTATAAACTGTCTAGAACCCATCATATCTTGTTCAAAATCACCAGAAACAGTTCTCCTTGCATATTGAACAGGAATTTTTCTTACCGCCATAACTAAAAGTATACAGGCAATAATAACCAAAAACCACAAAACTACTTCTAAGACAATCATCATCACTCCTCCATTTGCTTGAGTCGTTCTTGAACTAATTTCTTGAATAAAAGATTGTGGCATTCTTGCAATAATTCCTACCATGATTAATAATGAAATACCATTACCAATACCTTTATCAGTAATTTTTTCACCTAACCACATTGCAAATATTGTTCCTGTTACTAAAATAAGAACAGAAGAGAACAAGAATGAAAAAGAACTAACACCTAATAAAAATGCATCAGCAGGCAGAGTTTTATATAAATTATATATATAACCTGGTCCTTGTACTAATGTAATTAAGATTGTTAGCCATCTAGTAATTTGGTTGATTTTCTTTCTACCACTTTCTCCATCTTTTTGTAGTTTTTGTAAATAAGGAACCGCAATTCCCATTAATTGAACTACAATTGAAGCAGAAATATATGGCATAATACCCAATGCGAATACAGAAGCTTGCGAAAAAGCACCTCCTGTAAATACATTTATTAACCAACCAATACCACCATCAGTTTGGTCAGTAAGATTTCCTAATTTAGTTGCATCAATACCTGGAAGTGTTACTTGTGCACCAAAACGGTACACTAGTAACAACCCTAGGGTTAAAAAAATTCTATTTTTTAACTCTTCTATTTTCCATACATTGATAAATGAATCTATAAATTTCTTCATTGTACTAAAAAGGTTATAAAGTTACAACTTCTCCACCAGCTGCTTCGATAGCGGCCTTTGCAGTAGCTGTAAATTTGTGAGCACTTACTTTAAGTTTAGCTTTTAGCTCACCTCTTCCTAAAATCTTTACTAAGCTATTCTTTGTAGCTAAACGATTATCAATAATTACTGACAAATCTAATGTATCAGTAATCAAACCATTATCTACTAATGATTGAATAGTATCAAGATTTACACCTTGGTATTCAACTCTATTAATATTTTTAAAACCAAACTTAGGTACACGTCTTTGAAGAGGCATTTGCCCTCCTTCAAAACCAATTTTCTTTGAATAACCAGAACGAGATTTTGCTCCTTTGTGACCTCTTGCAGCGGTACCACCTTTACCAGAACCTTCTCCTCTACCTAATCTCTTATTTTGGTTGTGAACTGAACCTTCAGCTGGTTGTAAGTTACTTAAATTCATAACGAATATTATTATTTAGTTTCTTCAACAGAAACTAAGTGTTTAACTTTATTTACCATTCCAAGGACAGCAGGACTTGCGTCATGCTCAACAACTTGTCCTAATTTACGAAGACCTAAAGATTCTAAAGTTCTTTTTTGTGTCTCAGGACAATTGATTTTACTTTTAACTTGTTTTACTAAAATTTTTGCCATTTTCCTTGGATTTTAACTTTTAAATACTTTATCTAGAGAAATTCCTCTTTGTTTAGCAACAGTAACAGCACTTCTCATCTGTAACAAAGCATCAAAAGTAGCTTTAACAACGTTATGAGGATTAGATGAACCTTGAGATTTTGATAATACATCATGTACACCAACTGATTCTAGGACAGCACGCACAGCACCACCAGCAATTACTCCAGTACCATGAGATGCAGGCATTAAAAACACTCTAGCACCACCAAATTTTCCTTTTTGTTCGTGAGGTACAGTAGCACTGTTCAATGGAATTCTCACAAGATTTTTCTTTGCATCTTCTACTGCCTTAGCAATAGCTTCAGAAACATCTTTAGACTTTCCTAATCCATGACCTACAACACCACTTTCATCACCTACTACTACGATAGCAGAGAAACCAAATGCTCTACCACCTTTAGTAACTTTAGTAACACGATTTACACTAACCAAACGATCTTTTAATTCAAGACCACTTGGTTTTACTAGTTCTACATTTTTATATTTTTGATACATAATTTATTAGAATTTAAGTCCTGCTTCTCTAGCACCTTCAGCTAATGATTTAATACGTCCATGATATAAATACCCTCCTCTATCAAAAGAGATGTTCGTAATACCAGCTTTAAGAGCTCTTTCAGCTACTAATTTTCCAACTGCATTTGCAGTTTCTACATTTGTACCTCTAGTTACTTCTTTTTCACGAGAAGATGCAGCAACTAATGTAACACCGTTTACGTCATCTATGACTTGAGCATAGATTTCTTTATTAGATCTAAATACAGACAACCTAGGTTGCGCAGCAGTACCGCTAACAATCTTTCTGATTCTGAATTTTATTCTTTGTCTTCTTTCACTTTTTGTTAATGACATAGTCTTAATTTTTAAGCTGATTTACCTGCTTTTCTTCTTAATACTTCACCTACAAACTTAATACCTTTTCCTTTATATGGTTCAGGCTTACGGAAAGATCTGATTTTTGCAGATACTTGACCTAATAATTGTTTGTCAAATGATGATAATTTCACTATTGGATTTTTACCTTTTTCAGAGATTGTTTCTACAATAACTTCTGGAACAACTTCCAAAACTATGTTGTGTGAAAAACCTACAGCCAAATCAAGTTTTTGTCCTTGATTAGAAGCTCTATAACCTACACCAACTAATTCTAATTGTTTTGTAAAACCTTCTGAAACTCCTATAATCATATTGTTTATAAGAGAACGATAAAGTCCATGTTTCGCTCTTTCATTCTTATGATCTGATGAACGTTCAACGATAACTTGGTTATCTTCTACTTTGACTGTAACATCAGAAAATTCCTGAGAAAGCTCGCCTAATTTTCCTTTAACTGTAATTACAGCATCTTTAACCTCTACGGTTACTCCTGCTGGAATTGCAACTGGATTTTTACCTATTCTTGACATTCTTTCGTCTTTATTATTAATATACGTAACAAATTACTTCTCCACCAACATTAAGCTGTTTAGCTTGCTTACCTGTCATTACTCCTTTAGAAGTTGAAACAATTGCAACACCTAAACCGTTTAATATTCTTGGTAATTTAGTAGAGCCAGCATATTTACGTAAACCTGGTTTACTAATTCTTTGGATATCTTTAATTACTGACTCTTTAGTTTCTTTGTCGTACTTCAGAGCGATTTTAATAGTGCCTTGAACACCACTATCATCAAATTTGTAACTTAAAATATATCCTTGATCAAATAAAATCTTTGTGATTTCTTTTTTCAAGTTAGAAGCAGGAATCTCAACTACTTTGTGATTTGCTCTAACTGCATTTCTAACTCTCGTAAGAAAATCTGCAATAGGATCTGTATACATATGTATGAATTTGCGGTTTTGGTTTTCGCTAGAACTATTCTAGCGAACCTGAAACCAATTAAAATTTTTTATTACCAGCTTGCTTTTTTAACCCCTGGAATTAATCCTTGGTTAGCCATTTCACGGAAAGTAACACGAGAAATACCAAATTGACGCATATAACCTCTTGGTCTTCCTGTTAACTTACAACGATTGTGTAAACGAACTGGAGATGCATTTTTAGGTAATTTTTGTAATGCTTCATAATCTCCAGCTTCTTTCAAAGCTTTTCTTTTTTCAGCATATTTAGTTACTAACGCTTCTCTTTTCGCCTCACGGGCTTTCATTGATTCTTTAGCCATATCTTAATTCTTTTTAAAAGGTAAACCTAATTCCGCTAATAATGATTTTGCTTCTTTATCTGTATTTGCCGAAGTTACAAAAGTAATATCAAAACCAGAAATTTTATTAATTTTATCAATATCAATTTCTGGGAAAATGATTTGCTCTAAAACTCCTAGGTTATAATTACCTCTTCCGTCAAAACCTGTAGACTTAATACCATTGAAGTCTCTTACACGTGGTAATGAAGATGTAATCAATCTGTCTAAGAACTCATACATTCTTTCACCACGTAAAGTTACTTTAGCACCAATAGGCATTCCTTTTCTCAATTTAAAAGATGCAACATCTTTTTTAGAGATTGTAGAAACTGCTTTTTGACCAGTAATTTTCGTCATTTCTTCTACAGCATAATCAACTAATTTCTTATCTGACACAGCTGCACCAACACCGCGGCTTACAACAATTTTTTCAAGTTTAGGAACTTGCATTACATTTTTGTAACCGAACTCTTCTGTAAGAGCAGAGATCACTCTACTCTTATATTCTTCTTTTAATCTAGGTATATAAGCCATTACTATAATACTTGATTAGATTTTTTTGAAAACCTTACTTTCTTATCTCCTTCTTGTTTAAAACCTACCTTAGTAATTGATTTTGATTTTGGATCAATTAATGATAAATTAGAAATATGAATAGGAGCTTCTTTCTTAACGATACCACCTTGAGGGTTTTTCGCACTTGGTTTCGTATGTTTAGAAACCATGTTCACACCTTCAACTACCGCTTTATTTTTGTCACGGATAACGCGTAATACAGCACCTTCAGAACCTTTGTGGTCACCAGCGATTACTTTTACTACGTCTCCAGATTTAATTTTTAGCTTTGTCATCATTTATAGAATTAAAGCACCTCTGGTGCTAATGATACAATTTTCATGAATTGTTTTTCACGAAGTTCTCTGGCAACCGGACCAAAAACACGAGTACCTCTCATTTCACCTGCAGCGTTTAACAATACACATGCGTTATCGTCAAAACGGATGTAAGATCCATCAGCTCTTCTCACTTCTTTTTTAGTACGTACAACAACTGCAGTTGAAACAGCACCCTTTTTCACGTTTCCGTTTGGCGTTGCATCTTTAATAGAAACTACAATTTTATCTCCAACAGAGGCATAACGACGTTTCGTTCCTCCTAAAACACGGATAGTTAAAACTTCTTTAGCTCCCGTGTTATCTGCTACTTTTAATCTTGATTCTTGTTGTACCATAATTATTTCGCTCTTTCAATGATTTCAACTAATCTCCAACATTTAGATTTACTTAAAGGTCTTGTTTCCATGATCTTTACAGTATCTCCAATATTACAGTCGTTTGTTTCGTCGTGTGCAACATATTTTTTAGTTTTCAACACGAACTTACCGTATAAAGGGTGTTTTACTCTTCTTGTTTCAGAAACAACAATAGATTTCTCCATTTTATTGCTAGTAACAACACCAACTCTTTCTTTTCTTAAATTTCTTTTTTCCATCTTTCAGCAGAATACAATTATTGTAACTCTCTTTTAGTTATCTCTGTTGCAACTCTAGCAACAGCTCTTCTAATAGTTCTTATTTGAAGAGGGTTCTCAATTGGAGAAATAGTATGAGCTGTTTTTAAGTCAGCATACGTTCTCTTTAACTCACTAAGTTTTTCTTGTAACTCAGCTGCAGATAGATTTTTTATTTCTGATTGTTTCATAATATTTTTTGATTATGCTTCGAAATCTCTAGCAACAACAAACTTAGTTTTAACTGGAAGTTTTTGTGCAGCAAGACGTAAAGCTTCTTTTGCAACAGAAAGAGGCACTCCTCCAACTTCAAACATGATTCTTCCAGGTTTCACAACTGCAGCCCAATACTCAACTGCACCTTTACCTTTACCCATACGTACTTCAAGTGGTTTCTTTGTAATAGGCTTATCTGGAAATATTTTAATCCATAACTGTCCTTCTCTTTTCATAAAACGAGTAGCAGCAATACGAGCTGCCTCAATTTGACGAGAAGTAATGAAAGTTGAATCTAAAGATTTAATTCCAAACATTCCATTAGAAAGTTCGTGACCTCTTTGAGATACACCTTTCATTTTACCCTTTTGTACCTTACGGTATTTTGTTCTTTTAGGCTGTAACATTTTTCTTTAATTTAAAAAATTACTTTCTTTTGCGTGCATTTGGTTTACCTTTTCCAGATGATCCTGAAGATTTGGATTTTTGTTTATCCATACCTACTAACGGAGAAAGATCTCTCTTACCGTAAACCTCACCTTTCATTATCCATACTTTGATTCCCATTCTACCATAAGTAGTATGAGCTTCAGCTAATGCATAATCGATGTCAGCTCTGAAAGTTGATAATGGAATTCTTCCATCTTTAAAACCTTCTGAACGTGCCATTTCAGCACCATTCAAACGACCTGAAATTAAAACTTTAATTCCTTCAGCATTCATTCTCATTGCAGCAGCAATCGCCATTTTAATAGCTCTTCTATAAGAGATTCTACTTTCAATCTGACGAGCAATACTGTTTGCTACAAGATACGCATCTAATTCAGGTCTCTTGATTTCAAAAATATTGATTTGAATTTCCTTATCAGTAATTTTCTTAAGTTCTTCTTTCAACTTATCTACCTCTTGCCCACCTTTTCCGATAATAATACCAGGTCTAGCAGTAGTGATAGTAACGGTTACAAGTTTTAAAGTTCTCTCGATTATTACTTTTGATACACTCGCTTTTGATAAACGCGCATGGATATATTTTCTGATTTTAAAATCTTCAGCGATTTTATCACCATAATCATTTCCTCCATACCAGTTTGAGTCCCATCCTCTGATGATACCAAGTCTATTTCCAATTGGATTTGTCTTTTGTCCCATACTGTTTATTAATTGCTTTGTGTGTTATTATTTGATCCTAACACGATTGTAACGTGATTAGAACGCTTTCTAATTCTATGTGCACGACCTTGAGGAGCTGGACGAAGTCTTTTTAACATCGCACCACCATCAACTCTAATCTCTTTTACAAATAAGCCTGCTTCTTCTAAACTAGCATCTGCATTTTTCTGTTGATAATTATTTATCGCAGATAATAACAGTTTTTCTAATTTTCTAGAAGCTTCTTTACTATTAAATCTTAATATATTAAGAGCTAATTCTACCTTCTGACCTCTAACTAAATCTGCTACAATGCGCATTTTTCTAGGTGAAGTAGGGCAGTTATTTAACTTAGCAAACGCAACTTGTGTTTTTGCTTCTTTAATCTGCTCTGCTCTTTCTCTTTTACGAACTCCCATAGCTTCTTATTATTTTTTACCTTTATTTTTTGCACCAGCATGACCTCTAAAAGATCTAGTTGGCGAAAATTCTCCTAATTTATGACCTACCATGTTTTCAGTAACGTAAACAGGTACAAATTGACGACCATTATGCACTGCAATAGTTTGCCCAACAAAATCTGGAGTAATCATTGAAGCTCTTGACCAAGTTTTGATAACAGCTTTATTATCTTTCTCTATATTTTCTTGAACTTTTTTCTCTAATTTATAGTGAACATAAGGTCCTTTTTTTAATGAACGTGCCATGTCTATCTAATTATTTCTTTCTACGTTCTACAATATACTTATTACTCGGGTTAACCTTAGAACGAGTTCTATAACCTTTAGCAGGTAAACCTTTTCTCGAACGTGGATGACCTCCTGACGAACGTCCTTCACCACCACCCATTGGATGATCAACAGGGTTCATTGCTACTGGTCTTGTTCTAGGTCTTCTACCTAACCATCTAGATCTACCAGCTTTACCTGACACAACTAATTGATGATCAGAATTTGATACTGCACCAATTGTTGCCGAACAAGTTAACAAGATTAATCTTGTTTCTCCAGAAGGCATTTTAATTGTTGCGTACTTACCATCTCTTGCCATTAACTGAGCAAAAGTTCCTGCAGAACGAGCAATAACAGCTCCTTGACCTGGTCTTAATTCGATACATGAAATCACAGTACCTAGAGGAATTTTACTTAAAGGCAATGCATTTCCAATCTCTGGAGAAGCATCAGCACCAGAAACTACAGTTTGCCCAACTTCTAAACCATTTTGAGCGATGATGTAAGTTTTAGCTCCATCTGCATACGCTAATAATGAAATAAAAGCTGAACGATTTGGATCATATTCAATAGTTTTAACTACAGCTGGAACACCAACTTTAGTTCTTTTAAAGTCTATTATACGATATTTTTGTTTGTGACCACCACCAACATAACGCATGGTCATCTTTCCTTGACTATTTCTACCTCCAGAGTTTTTTTTCGGTGCGATCAATGAACGCTCCGGCTTATCAGTTGTAATAGTGTCAAAGCTATTAACAACTCTAAAACGCTGACCTGGGGTAATAGGTTTTAATTTTCTAACTGACATTTTCTATTAGATATTATTATAAAAATCTATTGTTTCTCCTTCTTGTACTTGAACAACCGCTTTCTTATATGCGTTTGTTTTTCCACTGATCAAACCACTTTTAGTGTATTTTACACTTCTATCCGCTCTATAATTCATAGTATTAACAGCAACAACATTCACACCATACACAGCTTCAACTGCATTTTTGATTTGAATTTTATTTGCTTTTTTATCAACTACAAAACCAAAACGGTTAAAAAGCTCACCATCTTTAGTTATTTTTTCAGTTATAATTGGCTTAATAATGATACTCATAACCTTATTATTTACTTAAATTATCTTCAATTCCAGCTAAAGCACCTTCCAAAACAACTAAACTATTTGCATTTAAAACTGCATAAGTACTTAATTCTGAAGAAGTTACAACCTTAGAGGTTTTTAAATTACGTGACGACAAATATACATTTTTATTTATATCTCCCAACACAAATAAAGATTTTTTATTATCTAATCCTAAAGCTTTCAACACATTAATGAAATTTTTAGTATTTGGAGTTTCAAATGTAAAGTCTTCTAAAACAATCAAACTAGACTCTTTTGCTTTTAATGATAAAGCAGATTTTCTAGCTAATCTTTTCAAGTTTTTATTCAATTTAAATGAATAACTTCTTGGTCTAGGTCCAAAAACAGTACCTCCTCCTTTAAATAAAGGATTCTTAGCACTACCTGCACGAGCAGTTCCTGTTCCTTTTTGTTTCTTAATCTTACGCGTACTTCCAGCAACTTCTGCTCTCTCTTTAGCTTTATGAGTACCTTGCCTTTGATTTGCTAAATACTGCTTAACATCAAGATAAACCGCGTGATTATTTGGTTCGATTGCGAATACTGAATCAGAAAGTTGTACTTTTCTTCCAGTATCTTTTCCGTTAAAATCTAATACTTTTACTTCCATTACTTCTGAATGATTACATAAGAGTTTTTATGCCCTGGCACACATCCTTTAACAACTAAAAGATTTTTGTCAGCAACAACTTTTAAAACTTTAAGATTTTGAATTGTAACATTCTCTCCTCCCGTTCTTCCAGCCATACGCATTCCTTTGAATACTCTAGAAGGATAAGACGATGCACCTACAGAACCCGGCGCTCTTAAACGGTTATGTTGACCATGAGTTGCTTGACCAACACCACCAAATCCGTGACGTTTAACAACCCCTTGAAAACCTTTACCTTTAGACACTCCTTGAACATCTACAAATTCTCCTTCAGTAAATAAATCCACTGTAAGAACTTCACCTAATTTGTGTTCTTCTTCAAAATACTTGAACTCAACAACTCTCTTCTTAGCTACTGTTCCAGCTTTCTTGAAGTGACCTTCTTCTGCTTTAACTGTATGCTTTTCAGTTTTGTCATCGAAACCAAGTTGAAGAGCACTATACCCGTCAACCTCATCGGTTCTGACTTGGGTAACTACACATGGACCAGCTTCAATTACAGTACAAGGAATATTCTTCCCGTTCTCATCAAAGATGCTAGTCATGCCAATTTTTCTTCCGATTAACCCAGACATATAAAACTAATTAATTAATTAAACTCATTTTTTTTACATATAACAACATATATGCACAATCCTCATTTTGAGGGTGCAAATATATAATTATTTTTTAATTCTCGCAAAAATAATTAGTTATGTTTATTTTTAACAAAAAACATAACCTTTTTAATTGAGAGATATTAAAAAAACCGTTGCAATTTTAAATTACAAACGGTTTTTAATATTTATACTGCTAAGCAGTTAAGAAATTATACTTTAATCTCTACTTCAACTCCACTTGGCAATTCCAATTTCATCAAAGCATCAATAGTCTTTGAAGAAGAACTATAGATATCTAACAATCTCTTATACGAACTTAATTCGAATTGTTCTCTTGATTTTTTATTTACGTGAGGAGAACGTAAAACAGTAAAGATTTTTTTATTTGTAGGTAATGGGATAGGCCCAGTAACTACAGCACCTGTACTTTTTACAGTCTTAACGATTTTTTCAGCAGATTTATCTACTAAATTATGATCGTATGATTTTAGTTTTATTCTAATTTTTTGACTCATTTTCTTAAAATTAAGCGTTACCTTTAGCTTTCTTAATAACTTCTTCTGAAATATTAGAAGGAGTTTCAGCATAATGTGAAAATTCCATTGTTGAAGTTGCTCTACCTGAAGATAAAGTTCTTAAAGTAGTAACATATCCAAACATTTCAGATAATGGCACATCAGCTTTAATTGTTTTTGCACCATTTCTATCACCCATGTCATTAACTTGACCTCTACGACGGTTCAAATCTCCAACAATATCACCCATGTTTTCTTCAGGAGTAATAACTTCAATTTTCATGATAGGCTCAAGAATAACAGCTCCAGCAGCTTTCGCCACTTCTTTATACCCTAATTTAGCAGCTAATTCAAAAGATAATGCATCAGAATCCACAGGGTGGAAAGATCCGTCCGTTAAAGTAACTTTTAAACTATCCACAGCATAACCAGCTAATGGTCCAGTCTTCATTGCCTCACGGAAACCTTTCTCAACAGCCGGAATATACTCCTTAGGAACATTTCCTCCTTTTACAGCATTAACAAACTGTAATCCCATTGGAACTTTACCATCCACTTCTTCAGCAGGCTCTAATGTAAATACAATATCTCCAAATTTACCACGACCTCCTGATTGCTTTTTATAAACCTCTCTATGATTAGCCAATCTTGTAAATGCTTCTTTATATTCAACTTGAGGCTCACCTTGATTCACTTCAACCTTAAATTCACGTTTCATACGATCAACTAAGATATCCAAGTGTAGCTCACCCATACCTGAAATAATGGTTTGACCAGAAGCTTCATCTGTTCTAACTGTAAATGTTGGATCTTCTTCAGCTAATTTAGCTAAAGCCATACCCATTTTATCCACGTCAGCTTTTGTTTTAGGCTCAATCGCAATACCGATTACTGGATCAGGGAATTTCATTGACTCAAGAATAATTGGATGTTTTTCATCACACATTGTATCTCCAGTCTTGATATCTTTAAATCCTACAGCAGCTCCAATATCTCCAGCCTCAATATATTCGATTGGATTTTGCTTGTTAGCATGCATTTGATAAATACGCGAAATTCTTTCCTTATTCCCTGAACGTGTGTTCAAAATATAAGAACCAGCATCCAAACGACCCGAATAAGCACGGAAGAAAGCTAAACGACCAACATAAGGATCGGTAGCAATTTTAAATGCAAGAGCAGCAAATGGCTCTTTCGGATCAGGACGACGTAAAATTTTCTTTTGATCTTCTTCTAATAAATCTTGATCATCAGGATGAATACCTTCAATACCTTCTTTATCCATCGGAGAAGGCAAATATTTACACACAGCATCTAACATAAATTGTACTCCTTTATTTTTAAAAGAAGAACCTGCAATCATAGGAATGATAGCCATATCGATAGTAGCAGCACGCAATGCTTTGTTAATTTCATCCTCTGTAATAGAGTTTTCATCCTCCATATACTTATCTAAAAGATTTTCATCATAAGTAGCAATCTCTTCGATAAGAATTGAACGATAATGCTTCACATCATCAACCATATCAGCAGGAATATCAATAATATCAAAAGTAGCCCCTTGTGTTTCATCATGCCATACAATAGCTTGATTTTTCACTAAGTCAACAACTCCTCTAAAATCATTTTCCTCTCCAATTGGCAATGTAATCGCAACCGCATTTGATTTCAACATATCTTTAACTTGATCACAAACAGCTAAAAAGTTAGACCCTTGACGGTCCATCTTATTAACAAACCCCATACGAGGTACTCTATATTGATCAGCAAGTCTCCAGT
It includes:
- the rplP gene encoding 50S ribosomal protein L16 — translated: MLQPKRTKYRKVQKGKMKGVSQRGHELSNGMFGIKSLDSTFITSRQIEAARIAATRFMKREGQLWIKIFPDKPITKKPLEVRMGKGKGAVEYWAAVVKPGRIMFEVGGVPLSVAKEALRLAAQKLPVKTKFVVARDFEA
- the rpsC gene encoding 30S ribosomal protein S3 yields the protein MGQKTNPIGNRLGIIRGWDSNWYGGNDYGDKIAEDFKIRKYIHARLSKASVSKVIIERTLKLVTVTITTARPGIIIGKGGQEVDKLKEELKKITDKEIQINIFEIKRPELDAYLVANSIARQIESRISYRRAIKMAIAAAMRMNAEGIKVLISGRLNGAEMARSEGFKDGRIPLSTFRADIDYALAEAHTTYGRMGIKVWIMKGEVYGKRDLSPLVGMDKQKSKSSGSSGKGKPNARKRK
- the rplV gene encoding 50S ribosomal protein L22, whose protein sequence is MGVRKRERAEQIKEAKTQVAFAKLNNCPTSPRKMRIVADLVRGQKVELALNILRFNSKEASRKLEKLLLSAINNYQQKNADASLEEAGLFVKEIRVDGGAMLKRLRPAPQGRAHRIRKRSNHVTIVLGSNNNTQSN
- the rpsS gene encoding 30S ribosomal protein S19; translated protein: MARSLKKGPYVHYKLEKKVQENIEKDNKAVIKTWSRASMITPDFVGQTIAVHNGRQFVPVYVTENMVGHKLGEFSPTRSFRGHAGAKNKGKK
- the rplB gene encoding 50S ribosomal protein L2, with amino-acid sequence MSVRKLKPITPGQRFRVVNSFDTITTDKPERSLIAPKKNSGGRNSQGKMTMRYVGGGHKQKYRIIDFKRTKVGVPAVVKTIEYDPNRSAFISLLAYADGAKTYIIAQNGLEVGQTVVSGADASPEIGNALPLSKIPLGTVISCIELRPGQGAVIARSAGTFAQLMARDGKYATIKMPSGETRLILLTCSATIGAVSNSDHQLVVSGKAGRSRWLGRRPRTRPVAMNPVDHPMGGGEGRSSGGHPRSRKGLPAKGYRTRSKVNPSNKYIVERRKK
- the rplW gene encoding 50S ribosomal protein L23; translation: MSIIIKPIITEKITKDGELFNRFGFVVDKKANKIQIKNAVEAVYGVNVVAVNTMNYRADRSVKYTKSGLISGKTNAYKKAVVQVQEGETIDFYNNI
- the rplD gene encoding 50S ribosomal protein L4 gives rise to the protein MEVKVLDFNGKDTGRKVQLSDSVFAIEPNNHAVYLDVKQYLANQRQGTHKAKERAEVAGSTRKIKKQKGTGTARAGSAKNPLFKGGGTVFGPRPRSYSFKLNKNLKRLARKSALSLKAKESSLIVLEDFTFETPNTKNFINVLKALGLDNKKSLFVLGDINKNVYLSSRNLKTSKVVTSSELSTYAVLNANSLVVLEGALAGIEDNLSK
- the rplC gene encoding 50S ribosomal protein L3 — encoded protein: MSGLIGRKIGMTSIFDENGKNIPCTVIEAGPCVVTQVRTDEVDGYSALQLGFDDKTEKHTVKAEEGHFKKAGTVAKKRVVEFKYFEEEHKLGEVLTVDLFTEGEFVDVQGVSKGKGFQGVVKRHGFGGVGQATHGQHNRLRAPGSVGASSYPSRVFKGMRMAGRTGGENVTIQNLKVLKVVADKNLLVVKGCVPGHKNSYVIIQK
- the rpsJ gene encoding 30S ribosomal protein S10 is translated as MSQKIRIKLKSYDHNLVDKSAEKIVKTVKSTGAVVTGPIPLPTNKKIFTVLRSPHVNKKSREQFELSSYKRLLDIYSSSSKTIDALMKLELPSGVEVEIKV
- the fusA gene encoding elongation factor G, which codes for MARDLKYTRNIGIAAHIDAGKTTTTERILFYTGKSHKIGEVHDGAATMDWMAQEQERGITITSAATTCEWNFPTEQGKVLPESQAYHFNIIDTPGHVDFTVEVNRSLRVLDGLVFLFSAVDGVEPQSETNWRLADQYRVPRMGFVNKMDRQGSNFLAVCDQVKDMLKSNAVAITLPIGEENDFRGVVDLVKNQAIVWHDETQGATFDIIDIPADMVDDVKHYRSILIEEIATYDENLLDKYMEDENSITEDEINKALRAATIDMAIIPMIAGSSFKNKGVQFMLDAVCKYLPSPMDKEGIEGIHPDDQDLLEEDQKKILRRPDPKEPFAALAFKIATDPYVGRLAFFRAYSGRLDAGSYILNTRSGNKERISRIYQMHANKQNPIEYIEAGDIGAAVGFKDIKTGDTMCDEKHPIILESMKFPDPVIGIAIEPKTKADVDKMGMALAKLAEEDPTFTVRTDEASGQTIISGMGELHLDILVDRMKREFKVEVNQGEPQVEYKEAFTRLANHREVYKKQSGGRGKFGDIVFTLEPAEEVDGKVPMGLQFVNAVKGGNVPKEYIPAVEKGFREAMKTGPLAGYAVDSLKVTLTDGSFHPVDSDALSFELAAKLGYKEVAKAAGAVILEPIMKIEVITPEENMGDIVGDLNRRRGQVNDMGDRNGAKTIKADVPLSEMFGYVTTLRTLSSGRATSTMEFSHYAETPSNISEEVIKKAKGNA